The following proteins are encoded in a genomic region of Rattus rattus isolate New Zealand chromosome 2, Rrattus_CSIRO_v1, whole genome shotgun sequence:
- the LOC116894032 gene encoding olfactory receptor 51G2-like, with the protein MEITNSSWFQPPTLLLTGIPGLEDVQIWFCIPLCIMYLIALLGNCTILFVIKTTSILHEPQYIFLSMLAATDVGLSVSTLPTVMNVFLLNHRDTEFHSCLTQMFFIHTFSSMESAILLAMAFDRFVAIRNPLHYTVVLTPPRIIRMGLAAVVRGVMLMVPLPILLKRLPFCKGVILSHCYCYHPDIMKLACGPVRVNIIYGLSLVLCSFGVDSVLIVISYILILKTVLGIASGDGKLKALNTCVSHIFTVFIFYVPLIVLALIHRFGTFASPLLHVTMANLFLFLTPVLNPLVYSLKTKQIRSAVCKIFNVWGNLLK; encoded by the coding sequence ATGGAGATTACAAACAGTAGCTGGTTCCAGCCACCTACCCTTCTTCTAACAGGCATCCCTGGACTAGAAGATGTGCAGATATGGTTCTGTATCCCACTATGTATCATGTACCTAATTGCCCTGCTTGGAAACTGCACCATCCTCTTTGTTATCAAAACCACCTCCATTCTTCATGAGCCTCAATACATATTCCTATCTATGCTGGCAGCTACAGACGTTGGTCTCTCTGTATCAACTCTGCCTACGGTAATGAATGTCTTCCTCCTGAATCACAGAGATACTGAGTTCCACTCTTGCTTGACACAGATGTTCTTTATCCACACCTTTTCTTCCATGGAGTCAGCCATCCTACTGGCCATGGCTTTTGACCGGTTTGTTGCTATTCGTAATCCATTACACTATACTGTAGTTTTAACTCCCCCTAGGATTATCAGGATGGGACTTGCAGCTGTTGTTAGGGGTGTGATGTTAATGGTCCCCTTGCCAATCCTGCTCAAGAGGTTGCCTTTCTGTAAGGGTGTCATCCTGTCCCATTGCTATTGCTACCATCCTGACATCATGAAGCTGGCCTGTGGTCCTGTCAGGGTTAATATCATCTATGGATTGTCTCTAGTCCTCTGTTCATTTGGAGTGGACTCTGTGCTTATTGTCATCTCTTACATCTTGATTTTGAAAACAGTGCTGGGTATTGCCTCGGGAGATGGTAAGCTCAAGGCACTCAACACTTGTGTCTCTCACATATTCactgtctttatattttatgtcCCACTCATTGTTCTGGCCCTAATTCACAGGTTTGGTACATTTGCATCCCCTCTCCTCCATGTCACCATGGCcaatctttttctcttcttgactCCTGTTCTAAACCCCTTGGTTTATAGCTTAAAAACCAAACAGATAAGGTCTGCAGTGTGTAAAATATTTAACGTTTGGGGAAACTTGCTCAAATAG
- the LOC116894034 gene encoding olfactory receptor 51G2-like, translated as MSDLNATLNWPTFSFIGIPGLEAAHMWISIPFCLLYLVALGGNVLLLLLVRAEQNLHEPQFYFLAMLALTDLGLSLSTMPSVLAIFWFDIHDVGLDACLTQMFFIHTLSSVESGVLVAMAFDRLVAICAPLTYTRILNHHTVVCLSGAALIRGATLLAPLPFFLRTFPFCGANILSHSYCYYPDMLNLACGDVTFSSVYGLVCVLCTFAVDAIFILVSYMKILGTVMKLGIQDRNWKSLQTCVCHLCTVLVFYLPLISLAVLHRYTQETSPILYTTMSNAYLLMTPLLNPLVYSLKSRQIQAALRKRFGVQRVVAGE; from the coding sequence ATGTCAGATTTGAATGCTACTTTGAATTGGCCTACTTTTTCCTTCATTGGTATCCCTGGTCTAGAGGCTGCACATATGTGGATCTCCATTCCCTTCTGTCTCCTGTACCTGGTAGCACTTGGAGGCAatgttcttctcctccttctggtTAGAGCAGAGCAAAACCTTCATGAACCCCAATTCTATTTTTTGGCCATGTTAGCCCTCACAGACCTTGGCCTCTCACTGTCAACGATGCCTAGTGTCTTGGCCATCTTCTGGTTTGATATTCATGATGTCGGTCTGGATGCCTGTCTGACACAAATGTTCTTTATTCACACACTCTCCTCTGTAGAGTCAGGGGTTCTGGTGGCCATGGCTTTTGACCGCTTGGTTGCTATCTGTGCTCCATTAACCTACACCAGAATCCTGAATCACCATACTGTGGTCTGCCTCAGTGGAGCTGCCCTCATACGAGGAGCCACTTTATTGGCCCCTCTGCCATTTTTCCTCAGGACGTTTCCTTTCTGTGGGGCCAATATCCTCTCACACTCCTATTGTTACTACCCAGATATGCTTAACTTGGCCTGCGGCGATGTCACATTCAGCAGCGTCTATGGATTGGTCTGTGTGCTCTGCACATTTGCTGTGGACGCAATCTTCATCTTAGTTTCGTACATGAAGATCTTGGGCACTGTGATGAAACTGGGGATCCAAGATCGAAACTGGAAATCGCTACAAACCTGTGTCTGTCACCTATGCACAGTTCTGGTGTTCTACTTGCCTCTCATCAGCCTTGCAGTACTGCATCGTTACACCCAGGAAACATCTCCGATTCTCTACACCACCATGAGCAATGCTTACCTCCTCATGACCCCACTGCTAAACCCGCTGGTTTATAGCCTCAAATCCAGGCAGATCCAAGCTGCTTTGCGCAAGCGATTTGGAGTGCAACGTGTTGTTGCTGGGGAATGA
- the LOC116894033 gene encoding olfactory receptor 51E1-like — MSEFNTTFQPYVFILTGLRGLVGARLWLGPLLSLMYITTLAGNCTVIYLVRTERSLQEPQYHFLSMLAGADIVLSVSTLFSVLKVFIFDLYEIAFDSCLAQLFFIHASSSMGSGILLAMAFDRFVAISHPLQYTTILTSSRVTKMGLAAFLRGVALMMPLPILLKRLPFCKGQMLSYSYCIHPNVMKLACGQVKINIFYGLVLVIFSFGVDFLLIAISYALIFQAVMGIASREGQMKALNTCLSHIFIVFIYYGPLLAITVMHRISHRSSPIAHAVLGNIYLFMPPMLNPIVYSLKTKQIRSALRKSLKIQRR, encoded by the coding sequence ATGTCTGAATTTAACACCACATTTCAACCTTATGTCTTCATCCTCACTGGCCTCAGAGGGCTGGTGGGTGCCCGCCTATGGCTGGGACCACTCCTGAGCCTAATGTACATCACCACATTGGCAGGGAACTGTACTGTCATTTACTTAGTGAGGACTGAAAGGAGTCTGCAGGAGCCCCAGTACCATTTTTTGTCTATGTTGGCTGGGGCTGACATTGTTTTGTCTGTTTCCACGCTGTTCTCGGTGCTAAAAGTTTTTATCTTCGATCTCTATGAAATTGCATTTGATAGTTGCCTTGCTCAGCTCTTCTTCATCCATGCATCTTCTTCCATGGGCTCGGGAATCTTGTTAGCTATGGCTTTTGACCgctttgtggccatcagtcacccACTGCAATATACGACTATACTAACCAGCTCACGAGTCACCAAGATGGGGCTGGCAGCCTTTCTGAGGGGTGTGGCACTCATGATGCCCTTACCTATTCTGCTCAAGAGGCTACCATTCTGCAAGGGGCAGATGCTGTCCTACTCCTACTGTATCCACCCAAACGTCATGAAACTAGCTTGTGGCCAAGTCAagatcaatattttctatggccttgttttggttatattttcctTTGGGGTGGACTTTCTGCTCATAGCCATCTCTTATGCTCTGATATTCCAAGCAGTTATGGGGATCGCTTCCAGAGAAGGTCAGATGAAGGCGCTCAATACTTGTTTGTCTCACATCTTCATTGTCTTTATTTACTACGGCCCTTTGTTGGCAATAACTGTGATGCATCGGATCAGCCACAGAAGTTCTCCAATAGCGCATGCAGTCCTGGGAAACATCTATCTCTTCATGCCCCCGATGCTCAACCCAATTGTATATAGCCTGAAGACCAAGCAGATTCGTTCTGCCCTGAGAAAATCTTTGAAGATCCAGAGAAGATGA
- the LOC116894031 gene encoding olfactory receptor 52Z1-like, with the protein MTTHSTILNYTNVRDIWYTMIGIPGLEESHIWISIPICSMYIVAIAGNALLLFLIITERSLHEPMYLFLSMLALADIFLSTVTTPKMLAIFWFQAGGISFASCVSQMFFLHFIFVAESAILLAMAFDRYVAICYPLRYTTILTPSVIIKMGIASVIRSFFICFPLIFLVYRLTYCGKNIIRHSYCEHMGIARLACDSIKVNIYYGVIVALFSTCLDVVLIIVSYALILCSVFRIPSRDARLKALGTCGSHVCVILLFYTPAFFSFFAHRFGGHRIPLHVHILLANLYVVVPPSVNPIIYGVKTKQIQQRVIQVFSLGKSFC; encoded by the coding sequence ATGACAACACATTCAACCATTTTAAATTACACCAATGTCAGAGACATCTGGTATACCATGATTGGGATCCCAGGACTGGAAGAGTCACACATATGGATCTCCATCCCCATCTGTTCAATGTACATAGTGGCCATTGCAGGCAATGCCCTGCTATTATTCCTGATCATTACTGAACGCAGCCTTCATGAACCCATGTACCTTTTCCTGTCCATGTTGGCACTGGCTGATATCTTTCTGTCTACAGTCACAACACCAAAAATGTTAGCAATCTTCTGGTTCCAAGCTGGAGGCATTTCCTTCGCTAGCTGTGTGTCTCAGATGTTTTTCCTCCACTTCATCTTTGTGGCAGAGTCTGCCATACTGCTGGCTATGGCATTTGACCGTTATGTGGCCATCTGCTATCCACTAAGATACACCACCATTCTAACCCCATCTGTCATCATCAAAATGGGCATTGCATCTGTGATTAGAAGCTTCTTCATCTGCTTCCCCCTGATCTTCCTTGTTTATAGGCTCACCTATTGTGGGAAGAACATCATTCGTCACTCATATtgtgaacacatgggcattgccAGGTTGGCCTGTGACAGCATCAAGGTCAATATTTACTATGGTGTGATAGTGGCTCTGTTTTCCACATGCCTAGATGTTGTGCTGATCATTGTCTCATATGCCCTTATCCTTTGTTCTGTATTTAGAATTCCTTCTCGAGATGCCCGGCTCAAGGCTCTAGGTACTTGTGGTTCCCATGTTTGTGTTATTCTTCTGTTCTATACACCagcattcttctctttctttgctcaTCGTTTTGGGGGTCACCGTATACCGCTGCATGTGCATATTCTCCTTGCCAACCTCTATGTGGTAGTCCCACCCAGTGTCAACCCCATCATTTATGGAGTGAAGACGAAACAAATTCAGCAGAGGGTTATCCAAGTCTTTTCTTTGGGCAAGTCATTTTGTTGA